A single window of Streptomyces xanthii DNA harbors:
- a CDS encoding SPFH domain-containing protein: MSAIIIVLIILVVLVFIALIKTIQVIPQASAAIVERFGRYTRTLNAGLNIVVPFIDSIRNRIDLREQVVPFPPQPVITQDNLVVNIDTVIYYQVTDARAATYEVASYIQAIEQLTVTTLRNIIGGMDLERTLTSREEINAALRGVLDEATGKWGIRVNRVELKAIEPPTSIQDSMEKQMRADRDKRAAILTAEGIRQSQILTAEGEKQSAILRAEGEARAAALRAEGEAQAVRTVFEAIHAGDPDQKLLSYQYLQMLPKIAEGDANKLWIVPSEIGDALKGLSGAMGNFNPLGGGSVPAQGKERREQPPID, translated from the coding sequence ATGTCAGCGATCATCATCGTCCTGATCATTCTGGTGGTGTTGGTCTTCATCGCCCTGATCAAGACCATCCAGGTCATCCCCCAGGCGAGCGCGGCCATCGTGGAGCGGTTCGGCCGCTACACCCGCACCCTGAACGCGGGGCTGAACATCGTGGTCCCGTTCATCGACTCGATCCGCAACCGCATCGACCTGCGCGAGCAGGTCGTCCCCTTCCCGCCACAGCCGGTGATCACCCAGGACAACCTGGTCGTCAACATCGACACCGTCATCTACTACCAGGTGACCGACGCCCGCGCCGCGACCTACGAAGTGGCCAGCTACATCCAGGCCATCGAGCAGCTCACCGTCACCACGCTGCGCAACATCATCGGCGGCATGGACCTGGAGCGGACCCTGACCTCCCGCGAGGAGATCAACGCGGCACTGCGCGGCGTCCTCGACGAGGCCACCGGCAAGTGGGGCATCCGCGTCAACCGCGTCGAGCTCAAGGCGATCGAGCCGCCCACCTCCATCCAGGACTCGATGGAGAAGCAGATGCGCGCCGACCGCGACAAGCGCGCCGCGATCCTCACCGCGGAGGGCATCCGCCAGTCCCAGATCCTCACCGCCGAGGGCGAGAAGCAGTCGGCCATCCTCCGCGCCGAGGGCGAGGCCCGCGCCGCCGCCCTGCGCGCCGAGGGCGAGGCCCAGGCCGTCCGTACGGTCTTCGAGGCCATCCACGCGGGCGACCCCGACCAGAAGCTGCTCTCGTACCAGTACCTCCAGATGCTCCCGAAGATCGCCGAGGGCGACGCCAACAAGCTCTGGATCGTGCCCAGCGAGATCGGCGACGCCCTCAAGGGCCTCTCCGGCGCCATGGGCAACTTCAACCCCCTGGGCGGCGGTTCGGTCCCCGCCCAGGGCAAGGAGCGCCGCGAGCAGCCCCCCATCGACTGA
- a CDS encoding HNH endonuclease, with translation MRDTLVLNASFEPLSTVTLNRAVVLVLQDKAVVEQAHPDLRMRGAAIDIPVPRVIRLCRYVRVPFRRRAPWSRRGVLVRDQHRCAYCGRRATTVDHVVPRSHGGADSWLNTVASCAEDNHRKADRTPEEAGMPLLRQPFEPTPADAMLLSLGAGEMESLPDWLNGQSAAA, from the coding sequence ATGCGGGACACACTGGTGCTGAACGCGAGCTTCGAGCCGCTCTCGACGGTGACGCTGAACCGAGCCGTCGTGCTGGTGCTCCAGGACAAGGCCGTCGTCGAGCAGGCCCACCCCGATCTGCGCATGCGCGGAGCCGCCATCGACATTCCGGTGCCCCGGGTGATCAGGCTCTGCAGGTACGTGAGGGTGCCGTTCCGAAGACGCGCGCCGTGGTCGAGGCGGGGTGTGCTCGTACGGGACCAGCACCGGTGCGCGTACTGCGGGAGGCGGGCGACGACGGTGGACCACGTGGTGCCGCGTTCCCACGGTGGCGCCGACTCGTGGCTGAACACGGTGGCGTCCTGCGCCGAGGACAATCACCGCAAGGCCGACCGGACGCCCGAGGAGGCCGGGATGCCGTTGCTGCGGCAGCCGTTCGAGCCGACGCCGGCGGACGCGATGCTGCTGTCGCTCGGCGCGGGTGAGATGGAGTCGCTGCCGGACTGGCTGAACGGTCAGAGCGCCGCGGCCTAG